From the Leishmania donovani BPK282A1 complete genome, chromosome 30 genome, one window contains:
- a CDS encoding valyl-tRNA synthetase, putative, which yields MAATYDPAAVEADWYPWWEKSGFFRPASDHKSETATKPFVIIAPPPNVTGYLHLGHALTGAVQDTLIRFHRMKGDNTLYLPGTDHAGIATQVVVERRVMKEEGKSRHDLGRDEFMKRLWEFKKNHAGMITEQFRRIGLSLDWTRERFTMDEQSSAAVVEAFVRLHEDGLVHRDTRLVNWCCALQSAISDLEVEFVEVPKTSKMTIPLYDRKVDMGSLTHVAYKLADSDDELVIATTRPETLLGDTAVAIHPDDERYKKFHGKFLKCPFRDDIIPIVLDATLVDMNFGTGAVKITPAHDPNDFESGKRHNLQQLVMMDLKGYVTMEPFKGMHRFDCRREIVKKLEEMGLLRGVEPYEYRVGRCERTGDIVEPMLMPQWFIDCSDMARRSVEAVRNGDLRLYPPSHEAVWYHWLENIKPWCVSRQLWWGHRIPAYKVVGSLPKDVDPWVVARNLQEAHAKAKKKFGLTDEQVAEASFEQDPDVLDTWFSSGLWPFATLGWPTDSDDMKRFFPNSLMETGHDILFFWVARMVMLSLHFTNKLPYKEVFLHAMVRDKNGEKMSKSKGNVIDPLYVIHGVSLQTLHNTVRSGNLGDKEVEKAIKQQKEFFPEGIPECGSDALRFGLLSYTQSGRSVNLDIQRVVAYRQFCNKLWNVVRYVLYHALGTDYVPSKQQFSPAEDAAMLPLECRWILSRLDAAIAEATQGMSEGLYDFALATGAVYRFWLHELCDVFLELTKPTIQKGGEKQQLVQDVLLHVVEKALRLLHPMMPFLTEELWHRLPNYSSFGSESIMLAKYPTPSGWLSAASDSAMSIILDVVHSVRSTKASYSLTNKHKPEVWVTAHTAELQELFAAEKMMISTLGVVGEVTVVSPAEEAVAVPKGCGFSVVTKEVGVNMMLMGFIDVGKEVAKLEKQLDGLMKQIEGMKKKMSIPNYETKVPAEIRVTNTEKLKTLEAQSAQLRDGIEKMSSLK from the coding sequence ATGGCGGCCACGTACGATCcggccgcggtggaggcggacTGGTATCCGTGGTGGGAGAAGTCTGGCTTCTTCAGACCCGCCTCAGACCACAAGTCCGAGACGGCGACCAAGCCGTTCGTGATTATCGCCCCACCACCGAACGTCACGGGCTACCTGCACCTGGGCCATGCCCTCACGGGCGCTGTGCAGGACACCCTCATCCGCTTCCACCGCATGAAGGGTGACAACACCCTCTACTTGCCCGGCACCGACCACGCCGGCATCGCCACCCAGGTCGTCGTGGAGCGCCGCGTcatgaaggaggagggcaagagCCGGCACGACCTCGGCCGCGACGAGTTCATGAAGCGCCTGTGGGAATTCAAGAAGAATCACGCTGGCATGATCACGGAGCAGTTCCGCAGGATCGGCTTGTCGCTGGACTGGACGCGCGAGCGCTTTACGATGGACGAACAGTCGTCTGCGGCTGTTGTGGAGGCGTTTGTGCGCCTGCACGAGGACGGCCTGGTGCACCGCGACACACGGCTGGTAAactggtgctgcgcgctgcagagcgcCATCTCTGACCTCGAGGTGGAGTTTGTCGAAGTGCCCAAGACATCCAAGATGACCATTCCTCTCTATGACCGCAAAGTCGACATGGGCAGCCTCACTCACGTTGCCTACAAGCTGgcggacagcgacgacgagctGGTGATTGCGACGACGCGTCCTGAGACGCTGCTGGGCGATACGGCCGTCGCCATTCACCCTGACGACGAGCGCTACAAGAAGTTCCATGGCAAGTTCCTCAAGTGCCCGTTCCGCGACGACATCATCCCGATCGTGCTGGACGCGACGCTGGTCGACATGAActtcggcaccggcgcggtGAAAATCACCCCAGCTCACGACCCAAACGACTTTGAGTCCGGCAAGCGCCAcaacctgcagcagcttgtCATGATGGACCTGAAGGGCTACGTGACGATGGAGCCGTTCAAGGGCATGCACCGCTTcgactgccgccgcgagaTCGTGAAGaagctggaggagatggggctgctgcgcggcgtggaGCCGTACGAGTACCGCGTAGGCCGCTGCGAGCGCACTGGCGACATTGTGGAGCCGATGCTGATGCCGCAGTGGTTCATCGACTGCTCCGATATGGCCCGCCGCTCcgtcgaggcggtgcgcaacGGCGACCTGCGCCTGTACCCGCCTTCGCACGAGGCCGTCTGGTACCACTGGCTGGAGAACATCAAACCGTGGTGCGTGTCGCGTCAGCTCTGGTGGGGCCACCGCATTCCTGCCTACAAAGTTGTCGGCTCGCTGCCGAAAGACGTGGACCCATGGGTGGTCGCCCGCAAtctgcaggaggcgcacgcgaagGCTAAGAAGAAGTTCGGCCTGACTGACGAGCAGGTCGCCGAGGCCTCGTTTGAGCAGGACCCGGATGTGCTGGACACCTGGTTCAGCTCCGGACTCTGGCCCTTCGCCACGCTTGGATGGCCCACCGACTCGGACGACATGAAGCGCTTCTTCCCGAACTCGCTGATGGAGACCGGCCACGACATCCTGTTCTTCTGGGTGGCTCGCATGGTAATGCTTTCGCTGCACTTCACAAACAAGCTGCCGTACAAGGAGGTGTTTCTGCACGCAATGGTGCGCGACAAGAATGGCGAGAAGATGTCCAAGTCGAAGGGCAACGTCATCGACCCACTCTACGTCATCCACGGCGTTTCGCTGCAGACCCTCCACAAcaccgtgcgcagcggcaaccTGGGCGacaaggaggtggagaaggccATCAAGCAGCAGAAGGAGTTTTTCCCAGAAGGCATTCCAGAGTGCGGTAGCGATGCCCTGCGCTTCGGCCTCCTCTCCTACACCCAGTCTGGCCGCAGCGTGAACCTCGACATCCAACGCGTCGTGGCCTACCGCCAGTTCTGCAACAAGCTGTGGAACGTGGTGCGCTACGTGCTGTATCACGCCCTGGGCACTGACTACGTGCCCAGCAAGCAGCAGTTCAGCCccgccgaggacgccgccATGCTGCCGCTCGAGTGCCGCTGGATTCTCTCgcgcctcgacgccgccatcgcggaGGCCACGCAGGGCATGTCGGAGGGCCTCTACGACTTCGCGTTGGCCACCGGTGCCGTCTACCGCTTCTGGCTGCACGAGCTGTGCGACGTGTTCCTTGAGTTGACGAAGCCGACCATTCAGAAGggcggagagaagcagcagctggtgcaagacgtgctgctgcacgtcgTCGAGAAGGCGCTTCGGCTGCTACACCCGATGATGCCGTTTCTCACGGAGGAGCTTTGGCACCGCCTGCCCAACTACAGCAGCTTCGGCAGCGAGTCGATCATGCTCGCCAAGTACCCGACACCGAGCGGGTGGTTGAGCGCGGCGTCGGATAGCGCCATGTCGATCATTCTCGACGTCGTGCACAGCGTACGTTCCACCAAGGCCTCGTACTCGCTAACGAACAAGCACAAGCCAGAGGTGTGGGTGACGGCGCAtacggcggagctgcaggagctgttCGCGGCGGAAAAGATGATGATCTCAACCCTCGGTGTCGTGGGCGAGGTGACTGTCGTGTCCCCGGCCGAggaggcagtggcggtgccgAAGGGCTGCGGCTTCTCCGTGGTGACAAAGGAGGTGGGCGTGAACATGATGCTCATGGGTTTCATCGACGTCgggaaggaggtggcgaagctggagaagcagctggaCGGCCTCATGAAGCAGATTGAGGGAATGAAGAAGAAGATGTCTATCCCTAATTACGAAACTAAGGTGCCGGCCGAGATCCGCGTGACCAACACGGAGAAGCTCAAGACGCTAGAGGCGCagagcgcgcagctgcgcgatggCATCGAGAAGATGAGCAGCCTCAAGTGA